CTAACGACCGCACCACCGATTAAGTATACCAATTGCGGTATTACGTGTGCCTGCAACCTTACAGGATTGCTTTCAAAGGTTTCATCCGTTTCTAAATTCGTAAAGATTGTACTAAAATGGTCATCTTCCAATTGTTGCATCGTCACACGATAATGGTTTTGCTCAACAGTGCCGTTTTCTTCGATGACACTATCGATTAATATGTCTTCGCTTTCACTATCAAACTTGATGTCTAAATCAGCTTTCAAATCCTCGGACTCAAAAGTTGTTTGGACAAGTAATTCATTATCATATATTTCAATATTCCGAATATTTATCGTACTATCGTCTGAATAAATAAGATTTTTATTTAATTCATCGTATAGTTCTTGTTGGTATTCTTCTGTATTCACATCCTGTATTTCATCTATGGAAATCATCACAATAGGCTCATCAGATACTACATCATATTCCTGTGCAGAAATCAAATTGGGTGCAATATTTGCAAATAGCAACGCTGCAATAATAATAGATATAAAGTGTTTTTTCCATTTCATCGTTTCATTTCTCCTTTATTATTGTATAAATATCGTACCTTTGCCATATTCAGCTTCATTCCAAAAATCTTTTGTCACAGTATATTGTTATAAGATAGCGTTAAAATTTTCTTTTGACTCAACCTCCTTATATATTTCTTTCAACTGAATGAATAGATGTGTTGCATAGGCAGCTGCAAAAGAGGTTCCCGTAAAGACAGATGCTTGCCCATTATGATGAATACTTTGTACATTCTCCCCGTTAAAAACATAATCAATTTTTCCAATAGCTGAAAAAGAGGATCGTTTATTTTTTTCATTAATAGAACCTATTGACAATACACCATCCAATTTTGCTGGATAGTCAGTTGCTAAACCATATGTATTACCAGCTGCGGCGACTATAGTAATTCCTTGTTCTACTGCTTTTTCAATAG
This genomic interval from Lysinibacillus sphaericus contains the following:
- a CDS encoding SAR2788 family putative toxin, producing the protein MKWKKHFISIIIAALLFANIAPNLISAQEYDVVSDEPIVMISIDEIQDVNTEEYQQELYDELNKNLIYSDDSTINIRNIEIYDNELLVQTTFESEDLKADLDIKFDSESEDILIDSVIEENGTVEQNHYRVTMQQLEDDHFSTIFTNLETDETFESNPVRLQAHVIPQLVYLIGGAVVRYTVQKFGFKQVLKIGKRTFFSKSKDAAKKAVANFTDITLDVGGGKKVYFTKAKMRHILENHHPNYWTGNEGKSFFDPDLSVNDIKNIVTTVINNNKSEISRQLIKKEGIKVQAKVNGIEYRVRISRTGHINSAYPVGK